The nucleotide window GATATGcctctcttctgggagttcccatgtccTTCAGGGTGATGGCCTCAGGCCACTGTCTCTGGAAGGCCTCTTCCTATAACTCTGTCCAGGTGCCACCCGATACAGCCTGTGGTGTTACTGCCTCCTGTAGCCCTGACTCTTCTTCGATCAGCCCCCAAGTCCTGGAAGTCACCACACTCCTGTCCTTAGAATCCACCTAATCAAATGCATCTGTCTTCTCCCCAGTGAGATGTGAACAGGGGGACTGATCCCTTAGCAGTTTGCAGCACAGCACTTCCTTCAGGAGAGTCAGTTGGCTATTTGTGAGAGCTCACGTAAGATTCTATAGGTTACACCCTGGATGTTTGTGTCTCCCCACCCcaattcttatgttgaaatcctaatcccaaAGTGATGATGTTTGGAGGTGAGGGTGATTTGCCatatgattaggtcatgagggtgatgCCCTCAGGAGTGTGATTCATGCCCTTATCAAGGAGACCTCGGAGAGATCCCCATCCCCTTCTGCCAGACCTGTGAGAAATGAATGCCTATCATTTATAAGCCTCCAAGTGGGTGGTAGGTTGTTACCGCAGCCTGAACAGACTGAGACTCTGTACATCCTGAATTTACATGAGAAGCCACATGAATCCCTGACAGGAAGCAGAGTTTCTGTCAccttattaacatttatttgtttcaGAGAATCCAACTGTGAGTCTTTCATGTTTGCAACTTTCACTTGCTAATGAATCAGGCTTACtttctaagaagcaaaaataatgagataataaataagataaatgaaaCCTTGTGTAACTGAAAATATCTGGaggtttgtcttttcttggggACTTCAGTCTAAGTGAGGTTGGAAGGGGATAGAGAAAACAAGTTTTCAGTCTATCCTCTCTCATTagattattcataaaatataaacaatatgtgtaaaaaatagcaaacaaaaatatTGTGGTGACTAAGGCTAAAGTTAGGATATTCcccaatagcttttaaaaaataaaatgttggggtAAGTTTAGATTTACTGGAAAGTTGCCAGGATAGTGCAGAGAGTCCCCAtctacccctcccccagccaccctTTGCTAGCATCCATGTTAATGGTTATTAATAGTAATAGTTGTGGTTCATCTGTCAAAACCAAGAGAGTAATGTTAGAACATGACTACTGACTAAAAGAGTGAGGTGTCCTTCTCCCCTCATTCCTTGTGTAAGGGGCACAGGATACAAACAGGACTGACCCCTCCTGAGGTTAACCTTGATCATTTGGTAAGGTGTGCCCGCCAGGCCTCCCCACTCCTAAATGactgttcttctctctccatGTTCTGTTCTTTGGAAGCAAATCACTTTCATTTAAGTTGAGACAATTAAGTCCCACCTCCTGAAGTGGGGGTTATCAATAGATACCAGTTTGTCAGTGTTCTTCTATTGagaaatgtgttcattttctcGAGTGTATTTATATATGCAATCTCTAATTGATATCAGTAGGGCATGAGGAAGTAAATTGGTGATCTTATCCAGATCACTTATGAAAACTACCTTTTGCATAACATAGCAATCATTTGTTGCTTTGGGGGGATTTATGGTTTTCACAAATGCTTCTAAGGTATTTCCACATTAGTGGCAATAATAGTAGCAGGGTGATGCTGATGGTTATTTCTCTCTAATCCATGCTTTCTTAAAGTGTATCCTATCCCTCTCTCACAAGCGGGCGGGTTAAAGTGGACAGTTCAGACCTTTCTCGCCACCCACATAACTGTGGGCTCTATGAGAAGAGCACAGAAACATCCTCACTTCTGATACACCTCACTGATCAAGATGTTATCAGGCTGAGAAGTGTATAAATGTGGGTGTTTGCTGCCCTTTTCTCCTGGACCCTGTGCTGATCTCTCGAGACCTGCAAGTCATGAGgatgttcctctttctctttgctgTCTTCTTCTTTCTGGCCCCAGGTAAAATGAGCACCTTTGCAGGGAAGATTATCGGAGGTGGAAGCCCAGAGATTGGGTCTGTTTCAGCGAACACCTGGGCACAATCAGCTCTAGACACCCttggcccagcagccctgcaggggGGCCTTTGCTATAGGAGGCAACTTTCCTCTAATACCTTTGCTGTAAATCCTTTGCATTTTTCCTTATTATCCAGTTTGAGTTATCACAGGTTTGAAGAAATCAGGATATGCCAGGAAAGATGCCTTTTGATGCCCAGTCTCAGGCttactaacaaaaacaaaaatttgaaaaaaaattaaaagcaagggTAGCCATTGatggatctttaaaaaaattagctgaGTTAGAGATTAAGACAGGTAAGAAAGAGagtcagagaaaggaagaaatgaaagagaaaaggaatggaaCTTGGAGGTACAGTGTATAATGCCAGTCATGGTATCACTTAAAATAGTAAAACTTCAACAGCCACTTCTGAATCACAGGCTGTAGGGCTGGATACTGAGACAAAACTGCCACATAAAGAAATGCATTTAGTTCTCCAAGGCCAGTGCCTTTAAGGAGGCTCTCTTCAACTTCTAATTTAGTGATATTTGGAGCAACTCTTCTGGCTTGGAAGCCCCCTTTTACATGTATGTTGCAGCTACAGAAGTTAAACTTCAGATAGACTAAGCAGCTTCTCAAAGTCATAAGAATAAGCAGGAGGGAAGCCACAACTTGAAGCCAGTTCTATCTCACTACAGTGATAGGAAGTGTCCTTTCCGTATCAGAATTCCCGTCATTACCTCCTGCCCCTGACGACCTCCCATGTCTCCGTTTGGATCCTGCCCAGAATTATAGTCCAAGCCTAGACTCATTTCAGGCTCCAGAGAGCTGATCAAATGGTTTTCCAGAACCAGCAATGAGTCCAAATTTGTGCCCGATGCTAGTGATATCCCAGGTATGATGCTCAAATTTTTCATACCAGCTGTGCATGTCTCTGGTCTGTTTTGCAGTAACCCTGTGTGAGTAGATTCTGTGCAAGGATATGGGGATCTAGAACCAAGAGTGAACCACTCCTTCCACTGGATTTGGTGTACACGTTGGAAACTGACCAAAGCCTCCTTTTCAGATCACTCATATTTAGTATATAGTTAGGCATTATGATACAAGATTATATAATATAAAGTTATCTAATGTAACTAAAGGAAACTGACCTATTAATGTgccatgtgcacacacagaggcacacacatTTTCATTACCCTCTTGGGGATGTATGTGATGACCCTGTAGCAGCCCTGTAGGCATGGgtgctctttctctttccagaGGCTTTCTCTTTCAGGGCCATCACTGTGAATCAGATCTAGTACAAGGACTCTTGTCAGAGTGAGGTCCAGTAACTCTAGCCTGAGACTGTCTTACCCTaataggagggaagaaagagtatAGACCTCTGGGATGGGAACCAGGGCTCGCTGAGCTTTGAAATATTGGAGTATTTAAACTTATGAACGTGTATGCTTATGCTAGGTTTGATTAGCACACATGCTGGCACTGATCTATCTGGTTTTAGTTTTACGTGTATGTGAATCAAACATCTTTCTATAGTGACATTGATTGTAGTTTGTTTGTACTTGACACCCTCATTACATACAACCAGTTTATGCAGCTTTAAAATGTTGCTTCTGATGATATATATTGTCTTTAAGTTGAAGTTGGCTACTCTAATGATTGCTGCTCATAAAGTAGTGAGACTAGAACTGGAGCCCTGTGCAGAATGACATGAGAAAAATCTTGGAGAGTCACCCCCAACATAGTCTCCCTTCCTACTCATGAACACATTGAATAAGATGGGGAGAGGAAATGAGATTGACCCTCTTAAAGCCATTTCTCAACTTCTATCCACTatagttaacttttttctttatatgtgtcTATTCTTTTTACTGCAGTCCTGGGACATCTCCCCAGTCTTAGGTCTTGCTCTGCCATCACCAGATAGCACTCAGGGAGTGTTATTGAAGAAGCTACTGACTCTGGAGGTGTTTATAGGAACAAGTTGATAATGTCCCAAGGATTTTGATAAAAGAATATTAGCTTCTGTTTCCCAAAGTTCCCACACAGCCTAATCCCAAATGGGGATTAGGCTTTCATCTTGAATGAAAAATGACAGACAgaaggtcccatcatggctcagtgggttaagaacccaactagtagactagtatccatcagaggtgggttcaatccttggcctcactcagtaggttaaggacctggtgttgccatgaactgtggtgtacatctcatatgcaactcggatcccacatcactgtggctgtgggttgggctgacagctgcagctctcattcgacccctagcctgggaacttccatatgccacaggtgcagccctaaaaagaaaaaaaaaagacagaaaataagataGAAAACATTTCCCCCACTGCCGTCTCGATGAGGCGCTATAACAGTTTGTAAATAAATCTTCACTGACAGTTCTGGTAACCAGAGATATTTGAGGAGAATTAATCCAGGTGGCTCTTTCCCTTGTGTAGCCAGGAGTGGATCTTTTGGAAATAAATGCTACAGGCTTAAAGGGAGATGTGTGGACCATTGTCAGATAAATGAAGAACTTGTTGGTCTCTGCCAGAAGTTTCTGAAATGCTGTGTGACACTTCAGTCGTGTTGGAAAAATAAGGATAGCCCTTAAGATCTCAGGGCAACACGGATGACCCAGCTCCATCTTGTTTTCCACTCTGGCCTCCAATAAGaagacatttcaataaaaataaatgactgacTTTTATCTATTTGTCAAGTGCTTCACTTAGAAGGGGAACATGAGTAGTCAACTTTGATGGTCCCTTACTCCTGgcttatttttctgtgtgtgtatatatatatatatatttttgataaggGAATTATCTCTAAGCCAcctgacatttctttttaaaaggggaCTAGAAGCGATTCTAATCAACAAACCTCTAGCTTACTCTCAGGCAGTCAACCCCAGCCAACCTGttgagatagatgatagatgatggGTGGGTATAGAAATGAACATATATCTAGATGGATAGTTATAGTAATGATATACAGATAGAAAATCTATTTATCAAGGATATCCTGTGCCACACACCTGTCTGAATCATCTTGCCTCCATGCCTCTGACTGTAATTTGAGACAGTTTCTGTGGACTTGTTCTTGATCTATAAGCTTGGAATCAAATTTGCCAATGGGCAGAGAGAATGTAAATGTCTCTGTAATTCCCAGTAGCTTCAGTGACCAGGATCCTGGTCCCAAATTGACTTTCTACTATTTTCCCAGCTGCCAAATTACCTCCTGACTCTAAGATCTCATGTTACCTAGTTCAAGTACAAATTCTCTGTCATGTTCCCTAGGCTTAAGAAACAGCCTTGGTTCCCTGCTAGGTCAGAAATCTTGCCATATCTCCCTTTTAATTCCTCAAGGTCAATGTACATAATCCTATTGGAATTAATGCCCCTTTTAAtgacattctttttgttttgagacAATTGTAGGATCACatacagctgtaaaaaataaCACAGGGACATCTTCTATACTATCacccaatcccccccccccaccatggcaTCATCTTACAAAACTATAGTACAGTATCATAAATGAGATACTAATGTGATTCAGAATATTCCCATCACCATTAAGACCCCACATGCTacccttttatggccacactttcCTCCTTTCTGCCTCACTTGTTTCTTAACTCCTGGTACTACTAATTTGTTGTTCATTTTTACAGTTTTGCCCTTTCAGGAATGTTGTAtcagtagaatcatacagtatttaacTTTGTGGGATTGGctttttactcagcataattctTTGGAGTTTCTTCAAATTGCTGCATGTATCAATGgccttttccttttcattgctgagtaataGTTTTCCATGGGATGAGTGAACCACAGTTGTTTAACCATTCTCCCAACGAAGAACATCCAGATTGTTTCCAATTTGGTGCTGTTACAAATTTATTATAAACATTGATGTTTACAGGGTTTTGAGCAAatgtaaattttcattatttgagATAAATGTTCTAGGGTACAGTTGCTGCATCTTATGGTAGTTGtaaatgtagggtttttttttttaagagaatgccaaactgttttcctgaATGGCTTTCCCATTTAACATTCCTGCCAACAATGTAAGAGTGATCTAGCTTATCAACATTCTAGCCAGAATTGGCTAAAAATAGTggtcactatttatttatttttgctattctggTAAGTGTGTATTGGTagttcattgttatttttaatttgcagGTCTATAAATGTTAATGATATTTAACATCTTTTTGTGTACTTAATTGCCATCTCTAAATCTCCTTCAGAAAAATATCTGTCACATGCtcattttctaattgtattgtttttgtttgtttttactgtttttttttctttttagggccacacccatggcatatggaagttcccaggctaggggatgaatgggagctgcagctgccgacctatgccacagccatggcaacatcagatcagagctgcatctgtgacctatgatgcagctcagggcaatgctggatccttaacccactgagtgaggccagggattgaacctacatcttctcagacactatgttgggttcttagcctgctgagccacaacaggaaccaccAAACAACTATGTCCTTTCTCTGTCAGCTGAGAAGGCCTAGAAGCAATAATACTCCAGCAGCTAGATTGCTTTTTAATATCATtgtccaataaaaggaaccaaggATCTTTGGTGAGATGGCTAATTCTAGGACTGGAGCAGGAGATATGCACAATAAACCCAGAGCAACCCATGATACCAGAACATATAAGAGtgttcagagaaaaacaaactacaaaaaaaaaaaatggcaggagtATGTCAAAGGAACACAAAACCTactgaaagagctcccaatgaGCAAACCTGGATTaatttgaacaaaaataaataaaggagtacTGGATCATAAcccaaagcataaaaataaatatccatgaccATGATTCTATACTCAGATAAATAAAAgattgaatacataaataaatgggggAGAAGAAACAGCTCTCCCATGCAGGGCAATCCCAAATAATGATGTAGATGCTTGGCCCTCAAAGAAGTGGCCATAATTCCCCACAACTTAAGTGTGGGCTGCccatagtgacttccttccagGAAGTACAGGacggaaagggagaaaaaagaggaacCTTACAGTGAAGAAATGTAGTAAACACTGCCTCAGCTGGGTGACCGGGGTTAACATCAACAGTGGTGAGTCATGTTGACAGTATGTACCCTTCATGCATGACAAGAATAGTACTTTACTTCAGTGACCTTCTAACGATTCAAAtctaatcattagaaaaatgtcAGACAAATCCCAACTGAGGGACATTCAAACCTGACCACTACTCCCTCAAACTCTTAAAGTCCCTcattaaaaagtaaggaaaagtcTGAGAATCTGTCACAATCCAGAGGAGCTGAAGGAGACATGACAATTAAATGAAATGTGGTGTCCTTGATGAGATCCTGGGGCAGAAAGAAGACATTAAGTAGCAACTGAGGAAATTAAGTAAAGTACGGACTTTAATGAGTAAGGATGTTCACTCCTTGTTATGCAAAAGTAGCTTATGTTACTAGTAGGGGAAGCTGGGTATGGAGTGTATGAGAACCCTCAGTACTGTCTTGACAGTCTTTCTGATGTTGGTTTTAATATCTTTATCAGATAATTCTCACATCTCTGTCATTTTGATCTTGGCATCTATTgatcctgtttttttcctttaatttgagATATTTCTGGTTCTTGCTGGATGAGTTATTTGCCATTGAGACTTGGACATTTTGCTTATGGTGTCATAAGACTCTTGGCTCTCATTTGGGCTTTCTGTTTCACCTGGCCCTGACAGGTAGAGAGTGAGTGCCAGCTGCCATAAGGGATAGAAGTTCAGGGTCAGACTCCTTGGTGGACATCCTGTGGGGTTAGGGTAGGTGGGATGCACTCCTGTTGCTGCTGTGGGTGGGGGTGAGTGTGGAGGTGGGTGGCAGTTACAGCTTCCTGCTGGCCCTCTGCTGGGAGGTAGGAGGAGGTAGGAGGTAGGAGTAGGAGTGCCTTGTTAGTTCTCCCCAGGTGGCCTCtactgggagggagggaagtccTCCTTACCTCTGGTGGTAGAGAATGTCTTGACTGTTCACTAGGCTTCTTCTGACACCACTGCTGCAGGGAGCTGAAGAGGAGGCCCATTACAGCAGCGGGCAGGGTGGGATGGGTGGGAAGAGTCTGAGTTAAATTCTAGGAGAGGTCCAGTAATACATTTCTACCTGTTCTTTTCCTCCATAATGtgcatttacattaaaattttcatgtctgatgtggaatctgaaaaaaggacagactgaacttctttgcagaacagatgctgactcacagacattgaaaaacttatggtctctggaggagacagtttggggagtgggggatgtgcttgagttatgggatggaaatcctgtgaagttggattgttatgatcactatacaactccagatgtgataaattcatttgagtaataaaaaaaattaaaaaaaaatttcatgtctgggagttcctgtcgtggcgcagcagaaatgaatctgactagggaccatgaggtttcgggttcagtctctggactCACtcggttgaggatccggcattgccgtgagctgtggtgtaggtcacagatgtgactcggatcctacgttactgtggctctggcgtaggccagcagctgtagctctgattagatccctagcctgggaaccaccatgtgccatgggtggggccctgaaaagacataaagacaaaaaaaatttatgtcttATTAGAAAATTTACCCCTTTATTATTACATAATTTCCCTCTTTATTCCTAATATTTGTTCTTGCTCTGAAGTCTGCTTTGTccaaaatcaataaagcaactccagttttcttttatcagtgttaGCATGGTGTATCTTTATCCACCCTTTAAGTATAAAGACAACATTTAATTTATGTTGTCTTTATACTTaaagtgagtttgtttctttctttgttttgtttttttcttttttaggggcacacctgtggcatatggaagttcctgggctaggggtcatattggagatgcagctgccagcctacaccatagccatagcaacaccagatccaagctgcatctgtaatctatgcctcagctttcagcaacactggatccttaacacactgagtgaggccagggatcaaacccacatcctcatggacactgtgtcaggttctttacctgctgagccaccaaaggaATTCCTTAAAATAAGTTTTTGTAGACAACATATGGTTTTGATCCACTCTGacagtctctgtcttttaatttttgtatttaaaccATCCATGGTAAGGTGATTAATAGGTGAATTAATATCTACCATATATGttacctctttcttttctttatttttaattcttcaaattagttttgaaggataattttgctgggtatagaattctaagttAGTGGTTccttctttcatcactttaaatattctACCCCACTCTCTTCTTGTTTTCTGATTCCACTCTAGTTCTTATCCTTGATTCTCCATAAGTgagatgttttattttccttcgacttctttcaagattttctctttgtgtttggtTTCCTATAGTTCAAATATGATACTGGCTAGGTATAGATTTTTTGCTGTTTATCCTGTTGGAATTCTTTGGAATTCATAGATgtgtgtccactgacagaagaatggataaagaagatgtggtacatatatacaatggaatattagccattaaaaggaaggaaataacatcATTTGCAGCAACTCCTTTTAAATGGAGTTTGTATTTgtagctcttttatttttttaaatttatttttatttatttttgtcttttgtcttctagggccacactcatggcatatggagtttcccaggctaggggtccaatttgagctacaactgctggcctacgccacagccacagcaacaccatatccaagccacatctacaacctacaccacaggtcatgacaatgctggatccttaccccactgagtgaagccagggatcaaacttgcatcctcatggatgctaattgggttcattaactgctgagccataatgggaactcctatttttgcagCTCTTTTAGCTGTGACTGTTCTGGAGCCCTGAGGATGTGGTGCTAAAGTGTggagaaaggaaacattttaaaaatctcacaatTAAACCTCAGTCCTTTCCTGCCCTGTGTCTCTGCAGTGTGACCTTCACAAGTATTTCTTAGTGTCTCTTACTCGGGTGAGACAGGAAGGAGAGATGGGTTAGAGTAGGGGAAACGCCTTTCTCCTAATGGGACATGGCTCTAGTAAAGTTGTTCTCCCTGGAGAGTAAGCTCTTGTCATAGAGAATTCTCTGGACAAAACAAATGAAGTGACTTGCACTAGGTCACAAACAACTCCTCATAAAAGGTCCTTTCCATATAATAAcccagctgccccacccccacctcagcacTGTCTCCATGCCACTAGAGCTGTGTGTCTAGGGTACCCCCCCATGCTGCCTCTCATGGGTACTCACCAGTAAGTGCTATTTTGAGAAGCTTGGGAGATCAGCCACAGCACTCACACAAAAGCTTCTCTTCTGTCTCATGGTAACTCCTGCAGACGTGCTGCTGCATCTCTCCAGCCACCCCTGCACTATGAGGATCCCTGTCCTGCTCT belongs to Phacochoerus africanus isolate WHEZ1 chromosome 3, ROS_Pafr_v1, whole genome shotgun sequence and includes:
- the LOC125122336 gene encoding beta-defensin 15-like, with amino-acid sequence MRMFLFLFAVFFFLAPARSGSFGNKCYRLKGRCVDHCQINEELVGLCQKFLKCCVTLQSCWKNKDSP